One window from the genome of Cytophagia bacterium CHB2 encodes:
- the acpP gene encoding acyl carrier protein, whose amino-acid sequence MADIESKVKQIIVDQLGVDAAQVTNEASFIEDLGADSLDTVELVMAFEEEFDLEIPDEEAEKLTTVGQALEYLKKKMPA is encoded by the coding sequence ATGGCTGATATTGAAAGCAAAGTCAAGCAGATCATCGTGGATCAGCTCGGTGTTGACGCCGCCCAGGTGACCAATGAAGCCAGTTTTATCGAAGACCTTGGTGCAGATTCTCTGGACACGGTCGAGCTGGTGATGGCGTTCGAAGAGGAATTCGACCTCGAAATTCCCGACGAAGAAGCTGAAAAGCTCACCACCGTCGGCCAGGCGCTGGAATATTTG
- the fabG gene encoding 3-oxoacyl-[acyl-carrier-protein] reductase, translating into MSKLQNKIALVTGGSRGIGKAIAIRFAREGAQVVLTGRNLEPAEKVAEEIRQQGGKAAARAANASAAAEVDSLIKSIVDEFGRLDILVNNAGITRDNILLRMRDDEWNEVVATNLTGVFNHIRAASKVMVKQRSGKIINLTSVVAQMGNRGQANYCAAKAGVIGLTKSVARELASRNIQVNAVAPGYIETDLTSGLAEAVKESLLQSVPLGRIGTSDEVAGLVLFLASAEADYITGQVLNIDGGLVMA; encoded by the coding sequence ATGTCAAAACTTCAAAATAAAATTGCCCTTGTTACCGGCGGGTCGCGCGGTATCGGCAAAGCGATTGCCATACGATTTGCCCGTGAAGGCGCACAAGTTGTGCTCACCGGGCGCAATCTTGAGCCGGCGGAAAAAGTGGCGGAAGAAATTCGCCAGCAAGGCGGCAAGGCTGCCGCGCGGGCAGCAAATGCCAGCGCCGCTGCCGAGGTTGATAGCTTGATCAAATCGATTGTGGATGAATTCGGGCGTCTCGATATTCTGGTGAATAATGCCGGCATCACGCGCGACAATATTCTCTTGCGCATGCGCGACGACGAATGGAACGAAGTGGTTGCCACCAATCTGACCGGCGTTTTTAATCACATACGCGCGGCAAGCAAAGTGATGGTCAAGCAGCGTTCCGGCAAGATCATCAACCTGACCTCCGTGGTGGCGCAAATGGGCAACCGCGGCCAAGCCAACTACTGCGCAGCAAAAGCCGGCGTGATCGGCCTGACCAAATCGGTCGCGCGCGAATTGGCAAGCCGCAACATTCAGGTCAATGCGGTTGCGCCCGGCTATATCGAGACGGATTTGACCTCCGGACTCGCGGAAGCGGTGAAGGAATCGCTGCTGCAATCTGTTCCACTGGGACGGATTGGCACGAGCGACGAGGTTGCCGGCCTGGTTTTATTTCTGGCTTCGGCCGAGGCCGATTACATCACCGGGCAAGTGTTGAATATCGACGGCGGTTTGGTGATGGCGTGA
- the fabD gene encoding ACP S-malonyltransferase — protein MSQKVAFIFPGQASQFVGMAKDLFEEYAVAREMFQQANDALGFDIQKICFDGPLDELTKTSITQPAILIHSAIVARLLQEKDILPAMAAGHSLGEYSALVAAGALSFQEALRLVKLRGELMHQAGIENPGTMAAIMGLAPEEVEALCSEVTATSAAEGQVVQAANFNSREQTVISGHVGAVEKAMALAKERGAKLAKQLAVGGAFHSPLMAGARAGLEQALAAAHFQEARCPVYTNVTAMPEQQAAVLRERLGQQLISPVRWFTTIENMIAEGAEAFYEIGPGKVLAGLNKRINKEYAVITAGTVAEVQALLAGAAK, from the coding sequence TGTTCCAGCAGGCCAATGACGCGCTTGGCTTTGATATTCAAAAAATTTGTTTTGACGGCCCGCTGGACGAGCTGACGAAAACCTCGATTACGCAGCCGGCCATTTTGATTCACAGCGCCATCGTCGCGCGCCTGCTTCAGGAAAAAGATATTTTGCCTGCGATGGCAGCCGGTCATAGTCTGGGAGAATACTCCGCCTTGGTTGCCGCCGGCGCATTGAGCTTTCAGGAGGCGCTGCGGTTGGTCAAGCTGCGCGGCGAGTTGATGCATCAAGCCGGCATTGAAAATCCCGGCACCATGGCTGCCATCATGGGATTGGCGCCTGAGGAAGTTGAAGCGCTTTGCAGCGAAGTGACGGCAACATCGGCTGCCGAGGGCCAAGTGGTGCAAGCCGCGAATTTCAATTCACGCGAGCAAACTGTAATTTCCGGGCACGTTGGTGCAGTTGAAAAAGCGATGGCGTTGGCGAAGGAACGCGGGGCAAAATTGGCGAAGCAGCTTGCCGTGGGCGGCGCATTTCATTCCCCGCTGATGGCAGGCGCACGCGCCGGTTTGGAACAGGCGCTTGCCGCCGCCCATTTTCAAGAGGCACGTTGCCCGGTCTACACCAACGTTACCGCAATGCCCGAGCAGCAAGCCGCCGTGTTGCGCGAGCGCCTGGGACAGCAACTCATTAGCCCGGTGCGCTGGTTCACAACGATTGAGAATATGATTGCCGAGGGCGCAGAAGCATTTTATGAAATTGGCCCCGGCAAAGTGCTCGCCGGGTTGAATAAACGGATCAATAAAGAGTATGCCGTGATCACCGCCGGCACAGTCGCGGAAGTGCAGGCTCTGCTCGCCGGGGCAGCTAAATAG